The Aureimonas mangrovi genome includes a region encoding these proteins:
- a CDS encoding SLC13 family permease, whose protein sequence is MSIIVVSSIALAIALGYFTRINIGLFAIAFAYLIGCFAMDLSTSAVIAMWPLRLFFVIFSVCLFYSFAMTNGTLEKLAEHLLYRCRRVPALLPFAIFLTATAIAAMGAGYYTVLAFMAPITLILCQRTGLGLITGGLAVNYGALAGANFASSQSGIIFRGLMTTAGVPEGEAFLNALGIFAATFVVPVVVLTILTLIGRRSGNALNAIEAERPGPFSPIQRKTLWLTLVMMAVVLAPPLAQLALPGNETVAFVNGKIDIGLIASVFSVIALLMKLGDERKAFAAVPWSTLIMICGVGMLVSLAVAAGTIDALAAWMGTSIPAALVPVVLGVIAAIMSLFSSTLGVVTPALFPLVPSLADTLSLNPAILFIAIVVGAQATSISPFSSGGSLILGSAPDEEMRRSLFPRLLFRAAPIGFFAALAMNIVLTVLA, encoded by the coding sequence ATGAGCATCATCGTCGTTTCCTCGATCGCGCTCGCGATCGCCCTCGGCTATTTCACGCGGATCAATATCGGTCTGTTCGCGATCGCCTTCGCCTATCTCATCGGTTGTTTCGCGATGGATCTGAGCACCAGCGCGGTCATCGCGATGTGGCCGCTCAGGCTGTTCTTCGTGATCTTCTCGGTCTGCCTGTTCTACAGCTTCGCCATGACCAACGGCACGCTGGAGAAGCTGGCGGAGCACCTGCTCTACCGCTGCCGGCGCGTGCCCGCGCTCCTGCCCTTCGCGATCTTCCTCACCGCGACGGCGATCGCAGCGATGGGCGCGGGCTACTACACCGTCCTCGCCTTCATGGCGCCGATCACGCTGATCCTTTGCCAGCGCACGGGTCTCGGGCTCATCACCGGCGGCCTAGCCGTCAATTACGGCGCGCTGGCCGGCGCGAACTTCGCCTCCAGCCAGAGCGGCATCATCTTCCGCGGCCTGATGACCACGGCGGGCGTGCCGGAGGGCGAGGCCTTCCTGAACGCGCTCGGCATCTTCGCGGCGACCTTCGTCGTGCCGGTCGTCGTCCTGACGATCCTCACGCTGATCGGCCGGCGCTCGGGCAACGCGCTCAACGCGATCGAGGCAGAGCGGCCGGGCCCCTTCTCGCCGATCCAGCGCAAGACGCTCTGGCTGACGCTCGTGATGATGGCCGTCGTCCTCGCGCCGCCGCTTGCCCAGCTCGCGCTGCCCGGCAACGAGACGGTCGCCTTCGTCAACGGCAAGATCGACATCGGCCTCATCGCCAGCGTCTTCTCGGTGATCGCGCTGCTGATGAAGCTCGGCGACGAGCGCAAGGCCTTCGCCGCCGTGCCCTGGTCGACCCTCATCATGATCTGCGGCGTTGGCATGCTCGTCTCGCTGGCGGTCGCGGCCGGCACGATCGACGCGCTCGCGGCCTGGATGGGAACCAGCATTCCCGCCGCGCTCGTGCCGGTGGTGCTCGGCGTGATCGCGGCGATCATGTCGCTCTTCTCCTCGACGCTCGGCGTGGTGACGCCGGCGCTGTTCCCGCTGGTGCCCTCGCTCGCCGACACGCTGTCGCTCAACCCGGCGATCCTGTTCATCGCGATCGTGGTGGGCGCGCAGGCGACGTCGATCTCGCCCTTCTCGTCGGGCGGAAGCCTGATCCTGGGTTCGGCGCCCGACGAGGAGATGCGGCGCTCACTCTTCCCGCGCCTCCTGTTCCGCGCGGCACCCATCGGCTTCTTCGCGGCGCTGGCGATGAACATCGTCCTGACCGTCCTCGCCTGA